In a genomic window of Streptomyces katrae:
- the yidD gene encoding membrane protein insertion efficiency factor YidD, whose product MKYPLLALIKLYQWTISPLLGPVCRYYPSCSRYGFTAIDRHGAVKGTVLTAWRILRCNPWSPGGVDYVPPRKRPRWHEQLRSALRRSRNAQGA is encoded by the coding sequence ATGAAGTACCCGCTGCTCGCTTTGATCAAGCTGTACCAGTGGACGATCAGTCCGCTGCTCGGGCCGGTGTGCCGCTATTACCCGTCGTGCTCGCGCTACGGGTTCACGGCCATCGACCGGCATGGTGCGGTGAAGGGGACGGTTCTGACCGCCTGGCGGATCCTGCGGTGCAACCCGTGGTCCCCGGGTGGTGTCGACTACGTCCCACCCCGTAAACGCCCGCGTTGGCACGAGCAGCTGCGCAGTGCGTTGCGTAGATCTCGCAATGCTCAAGGAGCCTGA
- the sigM gene encoding RNA polymerase sigma factor SigM — MDEARAGDHSDQELLSLHVAGDPDAFGELVRRHRDRLWAVALRTLGDREEAADAVQDALVSAYRAAHTFRGDSAVTTWLHRITVNACLDRARKAASRRTAPLDDTDRLERLLEPHESAEAPAERQDLHRQLLAALATLPADQRAALVLVDMQGYPVAEAAAVLDVPVGTVKSRCARGRAKLLPLLTHLRTNAGDNTATERGRNRTPGAPVPSAADPRQPEPDPDPVKGGGGRP, encoded by the coding sequence TTGGACGAAGCCAGAGCCGGCGACCACAGCGACCAGGAGCTCCTTTCCCTGCACGTCGCAGGGGATCCCGATGCCTTCGGGGAGCTGGTGCGGCGGCACCGCGACCGGCTGTGGGCCGTGGCACTGCGGACCCTCGGCGACCGGGAGGAGGCCGCCGACGCCGTTCAGGACGCCCTGGTCTCCGCCTACCGGGCCGCCCACACCTTCCGCGGGGACTCCGCCGTGACCACCTGGCTCCACCGGATCACCGTCAACGCCTGCCTGGACCGTGCCCGCAAGGCCGCCTCCCGCCGGACCGCCCCGCTGGACGACACCGACCGTCTGGAGCGGCTCCTGGAGCCCCACGAGTCCGCCGAGGCGCCCGCGGAACGCCAGGACCTCCACCGCCAGCTCCTGGCCGCCCTCGCCACCCTCCCCGCCGACCAGCGGGCCGCCCTCGTCCTCGTCGACATGCAGGGATATCCCGTCGCCGAAGCCGCCGCCGTTCTCGACGTCCCCGTCGGAACAGTGAAGAGCCGGTGTGCGCGCGGCCGGGCGAAACTCCTGCCACTCCTCACTCATCTGCGCACGAATGCCGGGGATAACACCGCCACCGAGCGGGGAAGGAACCGGACGCCGGGGGCACCCGTCCCATCTGCGGCAGACCCCAGGCAGCCAGAACCAGACCCAGACCCTGTGAAGGGCGGAGGTGGACGACCGTGA
- the rnpA gene encoding ribonuclease P protein component yields the protein MLSPENRLRRREDFASAVRRGRRAGRPLLVVHLRTSGATDPHEPGETLPSPRAGFVVSKAVGVAVVRNRVKRRLRHLVRDRLGRLPAGSLVVVRALPGAADAGVDELARDLDAALGRLLGGVAR from the coding sequence GTGCTGTCTCCCGAAAATCGGCTGAGGCGGCGCGAGGACTTCGCGAGCGCGGTGCGCCGAGGGCGCCGGGCCGGTCGCCCGCTCCTCGTCGTCCACCTACGTACCAGCGGTGCCACGGACCCGCACGAGCCGGGGGAGACTCTTCCCTCGCCGCGTGCGGGTTTCGTCGTCAGCAAGGCCGTCGGCGTCGCGGTCGTCCGGAACCGGGTGAAGCGCCGCCTGCGGCACCTCGTCCGCGACCGGCTGGGCCGGCTTCCCGCCGGTAGCCTGGTGGTGGTGCGGGCCCTGCCCGGAGCGGCTGACGCCGGCGTCGACGAGCTGGCCCGCGACCTGGACGCCGCCCTCGGGCGGCTGCTGGGAGGCGTGGCTCGATGA
- the rsmG gene encoding 16S rRNA (guanine(527)-N(7))-methyltransferase RsmG, with translation MTEAAELPPAPEEARAVFGEFFPEAVRYAELLADAGVKRGLIGPREVPRLWERHLLNCAVLSEVVPAGVTVCDVGSGAGLPGIPLALVRRDLKITLLEPLLRRTTFLQEAVELLGLDHVTVVRGRAEEVLGKVQPVHVVTARAVAPLDRLAGWGVPLLRPYGEMLALKGDTAEEELIAAKTALSKLGVVKTSVLQVGEGVVDPLSTVVRVEVGESPGGVRFAAKRAKAARVGRTRRRR, from the coding sequence GTGACGGAGGCAGCGGAGCTTCCCCCGGCGCCTGAAGAGGCGCGCGCGGTGTTCGGTGAATTTTTCCCGGAAGCTGTGCGGTATGCGGAGCTGCTCGCGGACGCGGGTGTCAAACGAGGCCTCATCGGCCCTCGTGAGGTACCCCGGTTGTGGGAACGGCACCTGCTGAACTGCGCGGTGCTCTCCGAGGTGGTGCCCGCCGGCGTCACCGTGTGCGACGTGGGATCCGGGGCCGGTCTGCCTGGTATCCCGCTCGCCCTGGTCCGGCGGGACCTGAAGATCACCCTGCTGGAACCGCTGCTTCGCCGCACGACCTTCCTCCAGGAAGCCGTCGAGCTGCTGGGGCTGGACCACGTCACGGTGGTGCGCGGCCGGGCCGAGGAAGTGCTGGGCAAGGTCCAGCCGGTCCACGTGGTCACGGCACGGGCGGTCGCCCCGCTGGACCGGCTGGCGGGCTGGGGCGTGCCGCTGCTGCGTCCCTACGGCGAGATGCTGGCGCTCAAGGGCGACACGGCCGAGGAGGAGCTGATCGCGGCGAAGACCGCGCTCAGCAAGCTCGGTGTGGTGAAGACCTCAGTGCTCCAGGTCGGCGAGGGCGTGGTCGACCCCCTGTCCACGGTGGTCCGGGTGGAGGTCGGGGAGAGCCCCGGCGGGGTGCGCTTCGCGGCCAAGCGGGCCAAGGCCGCCCGGGTGGGGCGGACCCGCCGGCGCCGCTGA
- a CDS encoding ParB/RepB/Spo0J family partition protein: MSERRRGLGRGLGALIPAAPQEKTPVMGAGSTSPSAVPVLTSERGIAAAKLAALSQADVSRETLPPVETVAPQAGTAVVEGATFAELPLEAISPNPRQPREVFDEDALAELVASIQTVGLLQPVVVREAAVPGRYELIMGERRWRACREAGLESIPAIIRATDDEKLLLDALLENLHRAQLNPLEEAAAYDQLLREFNCTHDQLADRIGRSRPQVTNTLRLLRLTPEVQKKVAAGVLLAGHARALLGVEDAEEQLRLAQRIVAEGLSVRSVEEIIQLMGSEPSSTAKPKGPRAGGRVSPALSELATRLSDRFETRVKVDLGQKKGKITVEFASMEDLERILGTLAPGEGRVLEQGLSGE; the protein is encoded by the coding sequence GTGAGTGAGCGACGTAGGGGTCTGGGGCGGGGGCTCGGCGCGCTGATCCCGGCCGCTCCCCAGGAGAAGACGCCGGTGATGGGTGCCGGCTCCACGTCCCCGTCGGCGGTGCCGGTACTGACGTCGGAGCGGGGCATCGCAGCGGCGAAGCTCGCCGCGCTGTCGCAGGCCGATGTTTCACGTGAAACATTGCCTCCGGTGGAGACGGTGGCTCCGCAGGCGGGCACCGCTGTGGTGGAGGGGGCGACCTTCGCAGAGCTTCCGCTGGAAGCGATCTCGCCCAACCCGCGCCAGCCGCGCGAGGTGTTCGACGAGGATGCCCTCGCGGAGCTGGTCGCCTCGATCCAGACAGTGGGTCTGCTCCAGCCGGTGGTCGTCCGGGAGGCAGCTGTCCCGGGGCGCTATGAGCTGATCATGGGTGAGCGGCGCTGGCGCGCCTGCCGCGAGGCGGGGCTGGAGTCCATCCCCGCGATCATCCGGGCGACCGACGACGAGAAGCTCCTTCTCGACGCCCTCCTGGAGAACCTGCACCGGGCGCAGCTGAACCCGCTGGAGGAGGCGGCCGCGTACGACCAGCTCCTCCGTGAGTTCAACTGCACCCACGACCAGCTGGCGGACCGGATCGGGCGCTCGCGTCCACAGGTCACGAACACCCTGCGACTGCTGAGGCTGACTCCGGAGGTGCAGAAGAAGGTGGCCGCCGGCGTGCTGCTGGCGGGTCACGCCCGGGCCCTGCTGGGTGTGGAGGACGCCGAGGAGCAGCTCCGTCTCGCCCAGCGGATCGTGGCCGAGGGCCTGTCGGTGCGCTCGGTCGAGGAGATCATCCAGCTGATGGGCTCCGAGCCGTCGAGCACCGCGAAGCCCAAGGGCCCGCGGGCCGGTGGCAGGGTGTCGCCGGCGCTCAGCGAGCTGGCGACGCGCCTGTCGGACCGCTTCGAGACCCGGGTGAAGGTGGATCTGGGCCAGAAGAAGGGCAAGATCACCGTCGAGTTCGCGTCGATGGAGGACCTGGAGCGGATCCTGGGAACCCTGGCGCCGGGCGAGGGCCGGGTACTGGAGCAGGGCCTCTCCGGGGAGTAG
- a CDS encoding GNAT family N-acetyltransferase gives MGRRLVPLTLDNLQDLPRRCRSCVFWELDPVTGEAAVKAGTAELEKEAWISAVLLDWGSCGRVVYVDEVPVGFVLYAPPAYVPRAASFPTSPVSPDAVQLITAWIMPGYQGQGLGRVMVQTVAKDLLRRGFKAIEAFGDARWERPACLLPADHLLSVGFKTVRPHPAHPRLRLELRTTLSWKEDVELALDRLLSGARARKEPALRPL, from the coding sequence ATGGGTCGTCGGCTCGTACCGCTCACGCTGGACAACCTCCAGGACCTGCCCAGGCGTTGCCGGAGCTGTGTGTTCTGGGAGCTCGATCCCGTCACCGGCGAGGCCGCGGTGAAAGCGGGCACCGCGGAGCTGGAGAAGGAAGCCTGGATCTCGGCGGTCCTCCTGGACTGGGGATCCTGTGGCCGCGTGGTCTATGTGGACGAGGTTCCGGTGGGATTCGTCCTCTACGCGCCGCCCGCCTACGTACCGCGCGCCGCTTCCTTCCCGACGAGCCCGGTCTCCCCGGACGCGGTGCAGCTGATCACCGCCTGGATCATGCCGGGCTATCAGGGGCAGGGGCTGGGGCGGGTCATGGTGCAGACGGTCGCCAAAGACCTGCTGCGGCGGGGGTTCAAGGCGATCGAGGCCTTCGGCGACGCCCGCTGGGAGCGGCCCGCCTGTCTGCTGCCGGCCGACCACCTGCTGTCCGTGGGCTTCAAGACCGTACGCCCCCATCCGGCTCACCCGAGGCTGCGGCTGGAGCTGCGCACCACGCTGTCGTGGAAGGAAGACGTGGAACTGGCCCTGGACCGGCTGCTGAGCGGCGCGAGGGCCCGCAAGGAACCGGCGCTGCGTCCGCTGTGA
- the trxB gene encoding thioredoxin-disulfide reductase → MSDVRNVIIIGSGPAGYTAALYTARASLNPLVFEGAVTAGGALMNTTEVENFPGFREGIMGPDLMDNMRAQAERFGAELVPDDIVSVDLTGEIKTVTDTAGTVHRAKAVIVTTGSQHRKLGLPNEDALSGRGVSWCATCDGFFFKDQDIAVVGGGDTAMEEATFLSRFAKSVTIIHRRDTLRASKAMQDRAFADPKISFAWDSEVAGIHGEQKLSGLTLRNTKTGETSELPVTGLFIAVGHDPRTELFTGQLDLDDEGYLRVDAPSTRTNLPGVFGAGDVVDHTYRQAITAAGTGCSAALDAERFLAALSDAEPAAATV, encoded by the coding sequence GTGAGCGACGTACGAAACGTGATCATCATCGGCTCCGGGCCGGCCGGTTACACGGCCGCCCTGTACACCGCACGCGCTTCGCTCAACCCGCTGGTCTTCGAGGGTGCCGTCACCGCCGGCGGCGCGCTGATGAACACCACCGAGGTCGAGAACTTCCCGGGCTTCCGGGAGGGCATCATGGGTCCGGACCTCATGGACAACATGCGCGCGCAGGCCGAGCGCTTCGGCGCGGAGCTGGTCCCGGACGACATCGTCTCCGTGGACCTCACCGGTGAGATCAAGACCGTCACCGACACCGCCGGCACGGTCCACCGCGCCAAGGCCGTCATCGTCACCACCGGCTCCCAGCACCGCAAGCTCGGCCTGCCCAACGAGGACGCCCTCTCCGGACGCGGCGTCTCCTGGTGCGCGACCTGTGACGGGTTCTTCTTCAAGGACCAGGACATCGCCGTCGTCGGCGGCGGCGACACCGCGATGGAGGAGGCGACCTTCCTCTCCCGGTTCGCCAAGTCCGTCACGATCATCCACCGCCGTGACACCCTGCGCGCCTCCAAGGCCATGCAGGACCGCGCCTTCGCCGACCCGAAGATCAGCTTCGCCTGGGACAGCGAGGTGGCCGGCATCCACGGCGAGCAGAAGCTTTCCGGCCTGACGCTGCGCAACACCAAGACCGGTGAGACCTCCGAGCTGCCCGTGACCGGCCTGTTCATCGCCGTCGGCCACGACCCGCGCACCGAACTGTTCACCGGTCAGCTCGACCTGGACGACGAGGGCTACCTCAGGGTCGACGCGCCCTCCACGCGCACCAACCTCCCCGGTGTCTTCGGCGCGGGCGACGTCGTGGACCACACCTACCGTCAGGCGATCACCGCCGCCGGCACCGGCTGCTCCGCCGCCCTGGACGCGGAGCGCTTCCTCGCCGCCCTCTCGGACGCCGAGCCCGCCGCCGCGACCGTCTGA
- a CDS encoding anti-sigma factor family protein, translating into MTPTTGSAGTIRHPEVSEISDLTEGLLSPSRTTEVRRHLADCALCADVLASLEEIRSLLGTLPGPPRMPSDIAGRIDAALAAEALLDSTASRAGAAAPEPRALGDVSRETSPGRTGADRPSGHPSGATGPGRRRARRRIAVLTGLAGAAACVLGVLLFNGLSGTGAHDTSTSNNTVRAAGSAAPGEYSGQGLQQNVHRLLASAPSTNAPKTAPGDSNRTMELENASPGLAPAERPGSPEPAQPSVPPCVQQATGRTETPLAAEPGRYQGTAVYLVVLPHVQDPAQVDAYLVAAGCADKPSAPPEKPLLTRTYPRN; encoded by the coding sequence GTGACCCCCACGACCGGCAGCGCCGGCACGATCCGGCACCCGGAGGTCTCGGAGATCTCCGACCTGACCGAAGGGCTCCTCTCACCCTCCCGTACCACCGAAGTACGACGCCACCTCGCCGACTGCGCCCTGTGCGCCGATGTCCTCGCCTCCCTGGAGGAGATCCGGTCCCTGCTGGGCACTCTGCCCGGACCGCCGCGGATGCCCTCCGACATCGCGGGGCGCATCGACGCGGCCCTCGCCGCCGAAGCCCTCCTCGATTCCACCGCTTCCCGGGCCGGGGCCGCCGCTCCCGAGCCGCGTGCCCTCGGCGATGTTTCACGTGAAACGAGCCCGGGCCGGACCGGGGCCGACCGACCCTCCGGTCACCCGTCCGGCGCAACGGGACCCGGCCGTCGCCGCGCCCGCCGCCGGATCGCGGTCCTGACCGGCCTGGCCGGGGCAGCCGCCTGTGTGCTCGGCGTCCTCCTCTTCAACGGCCTGTCCGGAACCGGCGCCCACGACACCAGCACGAGCAACAACACCGTGCGGGCCGCCGGCTCGGCCGCCCCCGGGGAGTACAGCGGTCAGGGGCTTCAGCAGAACGTCCACCGGCTCCTGGCCTCCGCTCCCTCCACGAACGCTCCCAAGACCGCTCCCGGGGACTCGAACCGGACCATGGAGCTGGAGAACGCCTCTCCCGGGCTGGCGCCCGCCGAGCGGCCGGGGTCACCGGAGCCGGCCCAGCCTTCGGTGCCCCCCTGTGTACAGCAGGCCACCGGCCGCACCGAGACCCCCCTCGCCGCCGAGCCGGGCCGCTACCAGGGCACGGCGGTCTACCTCGTCGTCCTGCCCCATGTACAGGACCCCGCCCAGGTGGACGCCTACCTCGTGGCCGCCGGCTGCGCCGACAAACCCTCGGCGCCCCCCGAAAAGCCCCTTCTCACCCGCACGTATCCCCGCAACTGA
- the rpmH gene encoding 50S ribosomal protein L34, producing the protein MSKRTFQPNNRRRAKTHGFRLRMRTRAGRAILANRRSKGRAALSA; encoded by the coding sequence GTGAGCAAGCGCACCTTCCAGCCGAACAACCGCCGTCGTGCCAAGACGCACGGCTTCCGCCTGCGTATGCGTACCCGCGCCGGTCGCGCCATCCTGGCGAACCGCCGCAGCAAGGGCCGCGCCGCCCTCTCCGCGTAA
- the trxA gene encoding thioredoxin, producing the protein MAGTLKNVTDADFDSEVLRSDKPVLVDFWAAWCGPCRQIAPSLEAIAAEYGDQIEIVKLNIDENPATAAKYGVMSIPTLNVYQGGEVAKTIVGAKPKAAILRDLDGFIEVKTA; encoded by the coding sequence GTGGCCGGCACCCTCAAGAACGTGACTGACGCCGACTTCGACTCCGAGGTCCTTCGCAGCGACAAGCCCGTGCTCGTGGACTTCTGGGCCGCCTGGTGCGGTCCGTGCCGCCAGATCGCCCCGTCGCTGGAGGCGATCGCGGCCGAGTACGGCGACCAGATCGAGATCGTCAAGCTCAACATCGACGAGAACCCCGCCACGGCTGCCAAGTACGGCGTCATGTCCATCCCGACGCTGAACGTCTACCAGGGCGGCGAGGTCGCCAAGACGATCGTGGGTGCCAAGCCGAAGGCCGCCATCCTGCGTGACCTGGACGGCTTCATCGAGGTCAAGACCGCCTGA
- a CDS encoding protein jag — protein MTEGTTTAAAESGDTLTRLEQEGEIAADYLEGLLDIADLDGDIDMDVEADRASVSIVSDSGGRDLQKLVGRDGEVLEALQELTRLAVHRETGDRSRLMLDIAGFRAKKRAELAALGAKAAADVKASGEPLKLAPMTPFERKVVHDAVAAAGLKSESEGEEPQRFVVVLPA, from the coding sequence GTGACGGAAGGCACCACCACCGCCGCCGCTGAGAGTGGCGACACCCTCACCCGCCTCGAGCAGGAGGGCGAGATCGCGGCCGACTACCTTGAGGGTCTGCTGGACATCGCAGACCTGGACGGCGACATCGACATGGACGTCGAGGCCGACCGCGCCTCGGTGTCGATCGTCAGCGACTCGGGCGGCCGCGACCTGCAGAAGCTCGTGGGCCGTGACGGTGAGGTCCTGGAGGCCCTCCAGGAGCTGACCCGCCTCGCGGTGCACCGGGAGACCGGGGACCGCAGCCGGCTGATGCTGGACATCGCGGGCTTCCGGGCGAAGAAGCGCGCGGAGCTGGCGGCCCTGGGCGCCAAGGCCGCCGCGGACGTGAAGGCCTCGGGCGAGCCGCTGAAGCTGGCCCCGATGACCCCGTTCGAGCGCAAGGTCGTCCACGACGCCGTGGCGGCCGCGGGCCTCAAGAGCGAGTCCGAGGGCGAGGAGCCGCAGCGCTTCGTCGTTGTGCTTCCGGCCTGA
- the yidC gene encoding membrane protein insertase YidC, with protein MDTIASLFSFITTPVSWVIVQFHKLYGAIFGADSGWAWGLSIVSLVVLIRICLIPLFVKQIKATRGMQALQPKMKAIQERYKNDKQRQSEEMMKLYKETGTNPLSSCLPILAQSPFFFALYHVLAAIANGKTIGVINQSLLESARQAHIFGAPLAAKFMDSSEKVAGLNASITDVRIVTAVMIVLMSLSQFYTQRQLMQKNVDLSVKTPFMQQQKMLMYIFPLIFAFMGINFPVGVLVYWLTTNVWTMGQQMYVINQNPTPGSKAQDQYLTRLLKHVSTHGNVKGRGKKKIVAAIVAKGPDRNDNERKFITALSKQGMAAQADGSVIRSSEATADADAASGGVATKRQQPKRQPKSKRQTPPSKPSKK; from the coding sequence GTGGACACGATTGCCAGTCTGTTCAGCTTTATCACCACACCCGTGTCGTGGGTCATCGTCCAGTTCCACAAGCTGTACGGGGCGATCTTCGGCGCGGACAGTGGATGGGCCTGGGGCCTGTCCATCGTGTCCCTGGTGGTCCTGATCCGTATCTGCCTGATCCCGCTCTTCGTCAAGCAGATCAAGGCCACGCGCGGCATGCAGGCGCTCCAGCCGAAGATGAAGGCGATCCAGGAGCGCTACAAGAACGACAAGCAGCGTCAGTCCGAAGAGATGATGAAGCTGTACAAGGAGACGGGCACCAACCCGCTCTCCTCGTGCCTTCCCATCCTGGCGCAGTCCCCGTTCTTCTTCGCGCTCTACCACGTGCTCGCGGCCATCGCCAACGGCAAGACCATCGGCGTGATCAACCAGTCGCTGCTGGAGAGCGCCCGCCAGGCCCACATCTTCGGCGCCCCGCTGGCCGCCAAGTTCATGGACAGCAGCGAGAAGGTCGCGGGCCTGAACGCCTCGATCACCGACGTGCGCATCGTGACCGCCGTCATGATCGTCCTGATGTCGCTGTCGCAGTTCTACACCCAGCGTCAGCTGATGCAGAAGAATGTCGACCTCTCGGTCAAGACGCCGTTCATGCAGCAGCAGAAGATGCTGATGTACATCTTCCCGCTGATCTTCGCCTTCATGGGCATCAACTTCCCCGTCGGCGTCCTCGTCTACTGGCTGACCACCAACGTGTGGACCATGGGCCAGCAGATGTACGTGATCAACCAGAACCCGACGCCGGGCAGCAAGGCGCAGGACCAGTACCTGACCCGTCTCCTGAAGCACGTCTCCACCCACGGGAACGTCAAGGGCCGGGGCAAGAAGAAGATCGTCGCGGCCATCGTGGCCAAGGGGCCGGACCGCAACGACAACGAGCGTAAGTTCATCACCGCGCTGTCGAAGCAGGGCATGGCCGCCCAGGCCGACGGTTCCGTGATCAGGAGCTCCGAGGCCACCGCTGACGCCGACGCGGCGAGCGGCGGTGTCGCGACGAAGCGGCAGCAGCCCAAGCGGCAGCCGAAGTCGAAGCGCCAGACGCCCCCCAGCAAGCCCTCGAAGAAGTAG
- a CDS encoding ParA family protein has translation MAGSVHREPAAEESDTVRSDANLAGPMADPVPGPRSEPPGDVSLGAPPAAAGAETPSPLVDNDEDTPIGRAVHQAVEAVGRTGIPLPRPAETRIMVVANQKGGVGKTTTTVNLAASLAQHGARVLVIDLDPQGNASTALGIDHHADVPSIYDVLVDSRPLLEVVQPVVDVEGLFCAPATIDLAGAEIELVSLVARESRLQRAIQAYEQPLDYILIDCPPSLGLLTVNALVAGAEVLIPIQCEYYALEGLGQLLRNVELVRAHLNPTLHVSTILLTMYDGRTRLASQVADEVRTHFGKEVLRTSIPRSVRISEAPSYGQTVLTYDPGSSGALSYMEAAREIALRGAGIHYDAQNVHTGAGMNSTQSMAEGIQ, from the coding sequence ATGGCAGGCTCTGTTCATCGCGAGCCCGCTGCCGAGGAGAGTGACACCGTGCGGTCCGACGCCAACCTCGCGGGGCCGATGGCCGATCCGGTCCCCGGTCCCCGCTCTGAACCGCCAGGCGACGTTTCCCTGGGCGCACCCCCGGCAGCCGCCGGCGCGGAGACGCCCTCGCCCCTCGTGGACAACGACGAGGACACCCCGATCGGCCGAGCCGTCCACCAGGCGGTGGAGGCCGTCGGCCGTACCGGTATCCCCCTGCCCCGGCCGGCGGAGACCCGGATCATGGTGGTGGCCAACCAGAAGGGCGGCGTCGGCAAGACCACGACGACCGTGAACCTGGCCGCCTCCCTGGCGCAGCACGGCGCGCGGGTCCTGGTGATCGACCTCGACCCGCAGGGCAACGCCTCCACGGCGCTCGGCATCGACCACCACGCGGACGTGCCCTCCATCTACGACGTGCTCGTCGACAGCCGGCCCCTGCTGGAGGTCGTCCAGCCGGTGGTGGACGTGGAAGGCCTCTTCTGTGCCCCGGCCACCATCGACCTCGCCGGTGCGGAGATCGAGCTGGTCTCCCTGGTGGCCCGCGAGAGCCGGCTCCAGCGCGCGATCCAGGCGTACGAGCAGCCGCTCGACTACATCCTGATCGACTGCCCACCCTCCCTGGGCCTGCTGACCGTGAACGCCCTCGTGGCGGGCGCGGAGGTGCTGATCCCGATCCAGTGCGAGTACTACGCGCTGGAGGGGCTGGGTCAGCTCCTGCGCAACGTCGAGCTGGTGCGCGCCCACCTGAACCCGACCCTGCACGTGTCCACGATCCTGCTGACGATGTACGACGGCAGGACCCGGCTGGCCTCGCAGGTGGCGGACGAGGTGCGCACCCACTTCGGCAAGGAAGTGCTGCGCACCAGCATCCCGAGGTCGGTGCGCATCTCGGAGGCCCCGAGCTACGGGCAGACGGTCCTCACGTACGACCCGGGTTCCAGCGGGGCCCTCTCCTACATGGAGGCGGCGCGTGAGATCGCGCTCCGGGGAGCCGGAATCCATTACGACGCCCAGAACGTCCACACGGGCGCGGGCATGAACAGCACGCAGAGCATGGCGGAGGGGATCCAGTGA